Proteins encoded in a region of the Triplophysa dalaica isolate WHDGS20190420 chromosome 10, ASM1584641v1, whole genome shotgun sequence genome:
- the LOC130430256 gene encoding sushi, von Willebrand factor type A, EGF and pentraxin domain-containing protein 1-like, which translates to MRSSLVILSLTIFIGIDATTQDVCPEPPKVENAQISRDSIRPNYTQGDEIDFSCNTGYVSLRKITYVCIRKKWTRQRSTECALKRCEMPSDIPNGHYRIKDGNGFVVGTTIEYTCNDGYQMMSRFFTRTCRPSGWDNQLPACEVVSCAADGPSDKRVKTQGLPDYGDLIRDGHRLQFSCEEQGYILKGPKEITCQSNGEWNDKFPHCEEITCKLNETNDINVERISGHEGLFKPGHQIKLSCVEQKMIMRDNSALLCQDNGEWNASISKCEEATCIANITNQIIDEKSIPGVIKYKPGTRITVSCGEKFVLKGKGDITCQEDGEWSSGFPTCAEVTCQKQELSDVQILMGHPGISAPYLPGHVLVFKCNDVNMKMYDRRIIECQSNGKWDYPFPKCLETACVANLANMNIEGCPHPGVVYKPGDRLKVSCDQGLILQGPDGITCQEDGQWSSPFPSCVEATCIAKITNQIIDGRYNPGVIVYKPGTRITVSCGEKFVLKGIGDITCQEDGEWSSGFPTCAANSCGPPPSTNHLNADTTNILDHRKTLYRIGEKVEYACFKTFIMEGEPFLTCRQDGWIEQFKCIPPCLASVEEMDKRNIQLVYGRNERMFCPHKDHITFACKGNKKCKENSVRFRQQCQYGKMTLPECE; encoded by the exons ATGAGGTCAAGTCTTGTTATTTTGTCCCTAACGATATTCATCGGTATTGATGCTACGACACAGGATG TGTGTCCTGAGCCCCCAAAAGTAGAGAATGCACAAATTTCTAGAGACTCCATTAGACCCAACTATACTCAAGGTGATGAAATAGACTTCAGCTGCAATACTGGCTATGTCTCTCTGCGGAAAATCACCTACGTGTGCATTAGAAAAAAATGGACTAGACAGCGTTCTACGGAGTGTGCAC TCAAACGCTGTGAGATGCCATCAGATATTCCAAACGGCCATTATAGAATTAAAGATGGAAATGGCTTTGTCGTAGGAACTACCATCGAGTACACCTGCAATGATGG cTACCAGATGATGAGTCGCTTTTTTACGAGAACGTGTCGGCCGAGTGGATGGGACAACCAGTTACCAGCGTGTGAAG TGGTATCCTGTGCTGCAGACGGGCCCTCAGACAAACGCGTGAAAACGCAAGGACTTCCTGATTATGGAGATTTAATTCGAGACGGACACAGATTGCAATTTTCATGTGAGGAACAGGGGTATATTTTAAAGGGACCAAAAGAGATTACCTGCCAGTCAAATGGAGAATGGAACGACAAGTTTCCACATTGTGAAG AGATAACATGTAAACTTAATGAGACAAATGACATCAATGTGGAGCGAATTTCTGGTCATGAGGGTCTGTTCAAACCTGGACATCAAATAAAGCTGTCATGCGTTGAACAAAAGATGATTATGAGAGACAACAGCGCACTCCTCTGCCAGGACAATGGAGAATGGAATGCCTCAATTTCAAAATGTGAAG AGGCAACATGTATTGCAAATATCACAAACCAGATCATAGATGAAAAATCTATTCCTGGGGTTATAAAATACAAACCTGGTACAAGGATTACGGTTTCATGTGGTGAGAAATTCGTTTTAAAAGGAAAAGGGGACATCACTTGTCAGGAAGATGGAGAATGGAGCAGTGGGTTTCCTACATGTGCAG AAGTCACCTGTCAGAAGCAAGAACTCAGTGATGTCCAGATTTTAATGGGACATCCAGGTATCTCTGCACCTTATCTACCTGGACATGTCTTAGTTTTCAAATGCAATGATGTCAACATGAAGATGTACGACCGACGAATAATCGAATGCCAGTCAAATGGAAAGTGGGACTACCCATTTCCAAAATGTTTAG aAACAGCATGTGTTGCAAACCTCGCAAACATGAACATAGAGGGATGCCCTCATCCTGGGGTTGTATACAAGCCTGGTGACAGGTTAAAGGTTTCATGTGATCAGGGGCTCATTTTACAAGGACCAGATGGCATTACCTGCCAGGAAGATGGACAATGGAGCAGCCCATTTCCCTCATGTGTAG AGGCAACATGTATTGCAAAGATCACAAACCAGATCATAGACGGACGATATAATCCTGGGGTTATAGTATACAAACCTGGTACAAGGATAACGGTTTCATGTGGTGAGAAATTCGTTTTAAAAGGAATAGGGGACATCACTTGTCAGGAAGATGGAGAATGGAGCAGTGGGTTTCCTACATGTGCAG CAAATTCATGCGGGCCACCTCCCAGCACGAACCATCTGAATGCAGATACAACAAATATCCTGGATCACAGAAAAACTCTATATCGTATAGGGGAGAAAGTTGAATACGCCtgctttaaaacattcataatGGAGGGCGAACCATTCTTGACCTGTCGGCAAGACGGCTGGATAGAACAGTTTAAGTGTATAC CACCGTGTTTGGCGTCTGTTGAAGAAATGGATAAAAGGAACATACAATTAGTGTACGGTAGAAATGAAAGAATGTTCTGTCCACATAAGGATCATATCACCTTTGCGTGTAAgggtaataaaaaatgtaaagaaaatagtGTTCGATTCAGACAACAGTGTCAATATGGCAAAATGACTTTGCCTGAGTGTGaatga